CAAACATCCCCTTAAGGAATGGTTTTGCTGATTCTCCAATTACAGGAACAACACTGCGGTCTTCACTGTCAACAACAATCAAGTAACTCGATTCACCATTACGACGCATAAGTTGTAACCACGCTTTTTTTACTCCTAAATGATGTTTCAGGGCATTTGCAATCGCAGCCACCATCGCTTGCGGATAGTCACTGGGCTCACCCAGCATAATCTCAGTTTCCTTCTCAATAACTTCCTGAGAGGTCCCTGTCAGGCGTATCTCTTTTTGACGTTTGAAATTGTCCAAACTTTGACGTGAGAGGACGAAATTTGTGCTGAAAGGATTTATGACCACCCCTGTAATCGTTTCATTCTTTTGGACCATTGCCGCAAAATCATCGAATCGAACAATCAATGTTTCTGGTTTATTGGGAAGGGATTGCCAGCGTGCTACTTCTTCCCAGTCCGTGAAAAGCGGTAGATAGCTTTGTCCTTCCGCATTGGTTAAGTGATTAACGCGCATGACTGCACCTTCTGTAAGTTTGCCCTCAGCAATCTTTGGAGCATTGTCAAACGAGACGACCGCTAGCAAATGTGCTTCCATAATAATAGCTTCAAAAATCGAATCCAACAATGATTCGCTGTTGCTTTCTCGATAAGCCTTCAAGTTTTCTTTCAAATTCGGATTGGTAACCGGTGTATTTACATCAACCATGGTGTTCTCCTTTTGTGTCATTTTCTCTTTACATTCATTATAAACTACTGTACTTCAAACGCAAAGAAAAACCCGATGAAATCGGGCTATCTTTTATTTCTCTTCAGTTACAATTGATAAATGTAATTCTTGCAATTGTTTGTCAACTGCAGGACTTGGAGCATTTGTAAGCGGACAACGTGCCGAAGCGTTTTTAGGGAACGCAATCACATCTCGAATGGTGTCGGAATGTGTCAGCGCCATTGCATAACGGTCAAGACCAAATGCAATACCACCATGAGGTGGTGTTCCGTACTGGAATGCATCCACAAAGAATCCAAAACGCTTTTCAATTTCTTCAGGTGTAAACCCAATGAGTTCAAAGAGTTTTTGTTGTAAGGCTTGGTCATAGATACGCATTGACCCTCCAGCAACCTCAAATCCATTCAACACAAGGTCATATGCTTGAGCAATAACTGCGAGTGGATCTGTATCAAGCAAGGGAATGTCCGCCTCTTTTGGCGAGGTAAATGGATGGTGTCTTGCGATAATAACGCCATCTTCCATTTCAAACATTGGGAAATCAACAACCCAGCAGTATGCAAAGCTGTTTGAAGGCACCATGTCGTAATCTTTGGCCAGTGCAAGACGTAAGGCTCCAATCGCAGTACATGTTGTTTCCCACGCACCACTTCCGACAAAGACAACATCACCAACTTCGACGTTAAACGCAGCAACTATCGCATCATGTTCTGATTCTGAGATAAACTTGGCTGCCGATCCTGTAAACCCTTCTGCCTCTTTCTTTAGAACTACAAGTCCCTTAAGACCGTATTTTTTTACCAAATCTGTATATTTATCGATAACTTTACGCGTAATCGATTCTGCTTGACCACGAAGGACGAGACCTTTAAGTGACCCACCTTCGGCAAGCACATCGCTGAATACTTTAAACTCTGATTTTGCAAATACAGTTCCGAAATCTTGAAGTAAGAAGTCAAAACGCATGTCGGGTTTATCACTTCCATAGTTATTTAACGCATCGATAAATTTAATCTTTGGAATCGCAGGTTTCTCATGACCCAAGACGTTAACCATAACATTGTTGACAACACCTTCGATAATTTCTTGAAACTCATCTTCGCTTAGAAATGACGCTTCGATATCAACTTGCGTAAAGTCAAGTTGGCGGTCAGCACGTAAATCTTCGTCACGGAAACAACGCGCAACTTGATAGTAACGCTCCATTCCTGCGATCATTAACATTTGTTTAAAGATTTGCGGTGATTGGGCTAAAGCGTAAAACTCTCCTGCATGGACACGTGAAGGTACTAAGTACTCGCGTGCTCCTTCAGGTGTGGATTTGGTAAGCATCGGCGTCTCAATATCGATGAACCCTTGTGCTTCCAATGTATCGCGCATTTCACGAACAATACGAGCACGCGTCATAAGCTTCTCTTGCATTACGGGTCGGCGTAAGTCTAAGTAGCGATACTTTAGACGGGTTTCTTCTAACGCATCTGTTTCGTCGGCAATAATCATGGGTGTTTGGTTTGCTTTATTAATAACCTTGATTTCCGCAACTTCGATTTCAACATCCCCTGTTAGCATTTTTGGATTCTTATCTTGACGTTCGCGCACTGTACCACTCACCGAGATGACAAATTCATTCTTCAGTGTTTCAACAATTGGATACTCGTCATGATTGACGACCAATTGTACAAGTCCACTGCGGTCTCTTAAATCGATAAAGTTAATCGACCCAAAGTTACGACGCTTTGCGACCCAACCAACGAGTTCGACATGTTCGCCAACATTTTCAATTCTTAATGTTCCATTATGATGTGTTCTTTTCATTTTATGCTCCTAGCCACTCTTTAATTTGTACGAGTGCTTCATTTTCTTTCAGTGTTACTTGTTCTTGAGTTGCGATATTTTTAATTGTGAATTGCCCTTTCTCAAGTTCATCATCACCGCATAAAACAGCAATTTTGGCATTGAATCGATCGACCATTTTAAACTGAGCCTTGAACGATTTGTTCTCAACATCCATATCAGCACTGATGCCTTCGCGACGCAACTTTTGAATCAAGGCAAATACGGCATTATTTGATGCAGATCCCATCGGCATTCCAAATACATCAACATGATCTTCTGTATCAAATTTCACGCCCGACGCATCGGCAAGGATCAAGAGACGCTCAATACCCATCCCAAATCCAACCGCTCCTGTTTCAGGACCCCCAAAATAATCAACAAGATGATTATAGCGACCACCGCCAAATATGGTCGATTGTGCTCCCACATTTTCATCGGTGGAAATAACTTCGAAAACAGTGTGGTGGTAGTAATCCAAACCGCGAACCAAACGGTTATCCAACTCATATGCAATCCCTTGAATATCCAGCAACTCTTTGAGTGACTCAAAGTATGCCTTGGATTCTTCATTGAGGTAATCATAATTACTTGGTGCATTCTTAATTGCTTCATGATCGTGATCAACTTTGCAATCCA
The window above is part of the Erysipelothrix sp. HDW6C genome. Proteins encoded here:
- a CDS encoding enhanced serine sensitivity protein SseB → MVDVNTPVTNPNLKENLKAYRESNSESLLDSIFEAIIMEAHLLAVVSFDNAPKIAEGKLTEGAVMRVNHLTNAEGQSYLPLFTDWEEVARWQSLPNKPETLIVRFDDFAAMVQKNETITGVVINPFSTNFVLSRQSLDNFKRQKEIRLTGTSQEVIEKETEIMLGEPSDYPQAMVAAIANALKHHLGVKKAWLQLMRRNGESSYLIVVDSEDRSVVPVIGESAKPFLKGMFVDIMLYEANSSIGQRMDSLEPFYLAKSNTFFGKFFKK
- the aspS gene encoding aspartate--tRNA ligase, encoding MKRTHHNGTLRIENVGEHVELVGWVAKRRNFGSINFIDLRDRSGLVQLVVNHDEYPIVETLKNEFVISVSGTVRERQDKNPKMLTGDVEIEVAEIKVINKANQTPMIIADETDALEETRLKYRYLDLRRPVMQEKLMTRARIVREMRDTLEAQGFIDIETPMLTKSTPEGAREYLVPSRVHAGEFYALAQSPQIFKQMLMIAGMERYYQVARCFRDEDLRADRQLDFTQVDIEASFLSEDEFQEIIEGVVNNVMVNVLGHEKPAIPKIKFIDALNNYGSDKPDMRFDFLLQDFGTVFAKSEFKVFSDVLAEGGSLKGLVLRGQAESITRKVIDKYTDLVKKYGLKGLVVLKKEAEGFTGSAAKFISESEHDAIVAAFNVEVGDVVFVGSGAWETTCTAIGALRLALAKDYDMVPSNSFAYCWVVDFPMFEMEDGVIIARHHPFTSPKEADIPLLDTDPLAVIAQAYDLVLNGFEVAGGSMRIYDQALQQKLFELIGFTPEEIEKRFGFFVDAFQYGTPPHGGIAFGLDRYAMALTHSDTIRDVIAFPKNASARCPLTNAPSPAVDKQLQELHLSIVTEEK
- the hisS gene encoding histidine--tRNA ligase, which codes for MNKQYISPRGTQDVFGEEVRKWQQIEKLAREICERFHVQEMRTPMYEHTEVFKRENDASDVVNKEMYTFVIKNREGESPSLTLRPEGTAGLIRAYVQNKLYATGGSLQKFFYIAPNFRYERPQKGRMRIHHQFAVEFIGASNPMVDVEAMSVGLTLLEELGITKFKLLVNTIGDAESQENYKMALRDHFKPYLPELCADCNRRYEQNPLRMLDCKVDHDHEAIKNAPSNYDYLNEESKAYFESLKELLDIQGIAYELDNRLVRGLDYYHHTVFEVISTDENVGAQSTIFGGGRYNHLVDYFGGPETGAVGFGMGIERLLILADASGVKFDTEDHVDVFGMPMGSASNNAVFALIQKLRREGISADMDVENKSFKAQFKMVDRFNAKIAVLCGDDELEKGQFTIKNIATQEQVTLKENEALVQIKEWLGA